AGCAGCGCGATGGTCGCGAGGTAGGAGACGAACATGACCGTCTCGTCGGGGCGTTCGCCGCCGACCATCGCCACGGTGATCGCACCGACCTGGCCGAGGACCAGCAGCCACAGGACACCCATGCCGATCAGGTGTGGGACGAGCATCGGCTGGTCGCGGAAGGTGGAGATGAGGCACCACACGGCCATCGCCAACGACACCATCTGAATGGTCATGGTCAGCCAGTCGACCACGCCGCCTCCACTCGGTACTCCGCATGTCCGCCCATGTCAGCGGACCGCACAAACTACGACGAACTGTAGTCCTTCATGGGCACTGCCGCGTACCGGGTCCCGGGTTCGGAGGTTCGGGGGAGTGGCAGGGGGTGAACGCTGTGAGGTTTCGGGTTGCTGTGCTGTCCCACGGCTCCCGCACCCGAGCGGACCGGGGGCGGTCGGGGCCGGTGGGTCGAAGATCGCACCGGCCCCGGCGCTGGTTTCCGTCGAACCGGAACCTCAGCGCGGCCAGTAGAAGACGTCCGCGGTCGCCGACGTCACGTGCGCCTCCACGTCGCCGAACTGCGCCACCCGGATCCGCACCCGGCGGCCGGCGGCCAGGTTGCCCTTCCACGAGTAGGTGAAGTGGGCCCCGCCGCCCGCGTGCACGGGGCTGTCGAGCGGCCTGTTGCGGGCGATCCTCCAGCCGCCGCCCCCGTCCGGCTCGTACTCGGTGGCCCGGATCTGCACCTCGGAACCGGGGGTGACCCCCTCCAGGACCACCCCGACCGAGACGTCGTAGTAAGCGCCGCCGGTCTCCTCGACCCCCACCAGCGCGTAGAACTCCCCGGTCTCGCCGTCGTGCCGCCGGTCGAAGGCCAGGCTCACCCACGTACGGGGATCGATGGCCTGGGCGTTGTCCTTCTCGAACCTGCGGTGTCGGGGCATGTCGTCTCCTTCGGTGCCGCCGGGCGGTTGGGCGAACGTGCCGTCCCGGACGAGCCGGTAGGCCCGGTCGCCGGGACAGGACGTGGCGATGAAGTCGCGGTGACCCAGGACGGTCCCGGCGATGGAGGTGTCCGGTTCCATGAGCCACTGCCGCAGCACGCGGACCGCGTTGATCTGTTCGGGTGTGATGGCGTCGGTGGGCCCGGTCGCCAGCGTGCAGGAGTAGTGCGAGGAGTTTCCGCCGGGCTGGGCGGCCTGGGAGCGGTACAGCCCGCGCCCCTCGATCACGTAGCCGTGCGCGCAGGCCATGAAGGAGTTCCCGGTGAAGTACACCGTCCCCCGCCGCCGGGCCAGCCAGGTCCCGTTCGGCGTGGTGGGGCACCAGATGTGCCCGCCGTAGGTCTCCTCGCGCCGGCTCAGCCCGCCGGGGCCGATCGGGAGCAGCTGGTGCCGGTCGAAGGCCACGGACCAGCCGCCGTCCTGGTCCGTGCCCGGGTCCGCGCGCAGGTGGGCGGGCTTTCCCGCCAGGACGGCGGTGAACTGGAGGGCTTCGGCCGAGCCCCGGCTCAGCCCCTCGCGTGCGCCGTCCCCCGCGAACTCCCCGAGGAGCAGCCGGAGCTGCGGCGCGGTGAGAGAACGCAGGAACGCGTGGCCGGGCACCCCGCCCGGGGCGTGCTCGTGCAGCCGGGGCGCCATGGCCGCACGGGCGGACCAGGTACGGGCCACCTCCGTGACCAGTGCGTCCGGCCACTTGGGCTCGTTCGGCAGGTGGTCACAGGGGGCGGCGACCCGGATCCGGTCCCGGCCGGTGAGCGACGCGGTGGTCGCCCAGCGTTCTCCGCGAACCCGGTGCTCCCCGGCGGTGGGACCCGCGTGCGTGCTGTGATCCGTGCGCTCCACGGGCCAGCGGTGGTTCGCGGTGGTCAGCGAGGAATGGGAGCGGCCCGCCATGCGGATCAGGGTGCGTTCGGTGGCAGGGAAGACGTTGACCGCCTGCACCGGCTGCCACCGGGACGTTCCGGAGCCGTGGTCGAGGGTGAGGACGGTGTCGCCCGCGCGGAGCTCGCGGAAGGACCGCCAGCCGTCCTCGGTGAGGATTTCCGTCTCCTCGTCCGCGCAGTACCCGATGTCCGCCCAGCCACGGGAGGGGCCGGTGTGGAAGTTGCGGGTGTTGCGCCAGTAGGTGAGGCAGGCGGAGTGGTCCTTGCCGGCGAGGCCCTGGTTCACGCTGTCGTAGT
This DNA window, taken from Nocardiopsis exhalans, encodes the following:
- a CDS encoding N-acetylmuramoyl-L-alanine amidase, giving the protein MPRPSKYVSRSDLGWGTSPASRANPRSGLVIHYDSVNQGLAGKDHSACLTYWRNTRNFHTGPSRGWADIGYCADEETEILTEDGWRSFRELRAGDTVLTLDHGSGTSRWQPVQAVNVFPATERTLIRMAGRSHSSLTTANHRWPVERTDHSTHAGPTAGEHRVRGERWATTASLTGRDRIRVAAPCDHLPNEPKWPDALVTEVARTWSARAAMAPRLHEHAPGGVPGHAFLRSLTAPQLRLLLGEFAGDGAREGLSRGSAEALQFTAVLAGKPAHLRADPGTDQDGGWSVAFDRHQLLPIGPGGLSRREETYGGHIWCPTTPNGTWLARRRGTVYFTGNSFMACAHGYVIEGRGLYRSQAAQPGGNSSHYSCTLATGPTDAITPEQINAVRVLRQWLMEPDTSIAGTVLGHRDFIATSCPGDRAYRLVRDGTFAQPPGGTEGDDMPRHRRFEKDNAQAIDPRTWVSLAFDRRHDGETGEFYALVGVEETGGAYYDVSVGVVLEGVTPGSEVQIRATEYEPDGGGGWRIARNRPLDSPVHAGGGAHFTYSWKGNLAAGRRVRIRVAQFGDVEAHVTSATADVFYWPR